One stretch of Chitinophaga pendula DNA includes these proteins:
- the truA gene encoding tRNA pseudouridine(38-40) synthase TruA yields MRYFIEVAYKGTIFNGFQVQENAHTVQAEIDRAISILHRTTIATTGSSRTDAGVHARQNFLHFDLEQPLHPQFLYKVNAILSPDIVLNAVYEVPANAHSRFDALGRAYEYSLYKHKDPFLKDRAYYYPYKLDLQALNEAAAVIKEYTDFSTFSKRNTQVHTFNCQIHTSYWETAGDRLVYYVSANRFLRGMVRGLTGTMLRVGRGRLSMEDFRKAIESKDCTQADFAVPPQGLCLMQVQYPHTLLQHKKEDITVNNKRNSD; encoded by the coding sequence ATGAGGTATTTTATTGAGGTCGCCTACAAAGGCACCATATTTAATGGATTCCAGGTACAGGAGAACGCTCACACCGTTCAGGCAGAGATCGACAGGGCAATAAGCATATTGCATCGTACCACCATAGCAACCACCGGCTCCAGCCGCACAGATGCAGGCGTACATGCCCGCCAGAACTTCCTGCATTTCGACCTCGAACAACCCCTGCATCCACAATTCCTCTACAAGGTCAACGCCATCCTCTCCCCGGATATAGTACTCAACGCCGTCTATGAAGTGCCCGCCAACGCACACTCCCGCTTCGATGCCCTGGGCCGCGCCTACGAATACAGCCTGTATAAACATAAAGACCCCTTCCTGAAAGACCGCGCATACTACTACCCCTACAAACTCGACCTGCAGGCCCTCAACGAAGCCGCCGCCGTTATTAAGGAATATACCGACTTCTCTACCTTCTCCAAACGGAACACCCAGGTACATACCTTCAATTGCCAGATCCATACCTCCTACTGGGAAACAGCAGGCGATAGACTGGTATATTACGTAAGCGCCAACCGCTTCCTGCGTGGAATGGTCCGCGGCCTCACCGGTACCATGCTGCGCGTAGGCAGGGGCCGCCTCTCCATGGAAGACTTCCGCAAAGCCATCGAAAGCAAAGACTGCACACAGGCCGATTTCGCCGTCCCCCCTCAAGGTTTATGCCTCATGCAGGTACAATATCCCCATACATTACTGCAACATAAGAAAGAAGATATAACGGTAAATAATAAACGGAATAGCGATTAA
- a CDS encoding DUF4476 domain-containing protein — protein sequence MGRYFKRIIYALSLLGFITSLQAQDQQYYVYIQNEKPQPFYVKYNGKLLSSSDRGYIILSKLDAGTTPITVGFPKNESPEQEFKIRLAGKNDQGYLLKADGDKGYALYNLQTFRVTKNNTETPQETAATDNTPAPATEEDTAKKAMMASLQKDLETSFNDKAQVNGPHKTTTDTAPAKKSDNPFSAALDKVVSDDRPSDIPAAQPVTTAPVAGTVVEPPSTEGEGSSRKSKKKRKEKEPLTAEEKAILGDVIAEEHKEAAAAAVTTGDPANTTTAEEPARKSRKAKKKNGNPEFIEFGEEAAKTPTVPDAAPAAGTLPVTTAITSAGDNNTVVKSSSKKDRKRKKVSEYLGEPEHPNNIITDSSGYGVGVQPERLTWKERRKKEREAARQQDASAGTNLPAGTITPATTPAESDTPKENDKKNSALKMVNSDCANVMDDAAYRKVLRRFVAAKDDDGMIDAFRKNTKNYCLETAQIKSLVQLLSTDENRYKLLDLAYPKAYDSEQFSSLSSLLTDSYYQNRFKAMVKK from the coding sequence ATGGGAAGATATTTTAAAAGAATTATATATGCACTGAGCCTCCTAGGGTTTATTACCTCCTTACAGGCACAGGATCAGCAGTATTACGTATATATTCAAAATGAAAAGCCTCAGCCTTTCTATGTAAAATATAATGGTAAACTGCTCAGCTCTTCAGATAGAGGTTACATCATATTATCCAAACTCGATGCCGGTACCACGCCCATCACCGTAGGCTTTCCCAAAAATGAAAGCCCCGAACAGGAATTTAAGATCAGGCTCGCCGGCAAAAACGACCAGGGATACCTGCTCAAAGCCGATGGCGATAAAGGGTATGCACTATATAACCTCCAGACTTTCCGGGTAACCAAAAACAATACTGAAACACCGCAGGAAACCGCCGCCACCGACAATACACCCGCGCCGGCCACAGAAGAGGATACCGCCAAAAAAGCAATGATGGCCTCCCTCCAGAAAGACCTGGAGACCTCCTTCAACGATAAAGCCCAGGTCAATGGCCCTCACAAAACAACAACAGACACCGCACCGGCAAAGAAGAGCGACAACCCCTTCTCCGCCGCCCTCGATAAAGTAGTAAGCGACGATCGCCCCTCCGATATCCCGGCAGCCCAACCCGTTACCACCGCACCGGTGGCCGGTACAGTAGTAGAACCTCCCTCCACAGAAGGAGAGGGGAGTAGCCGCAAATCCAAAAAGAAAAGGAAAGAAAAAGAACCACTCACCGCCGAAGAAAAAGCCATACTGGGAGATGTGATCGCGGAAGAACATAAAGAAGCCGCCGCAGCTGCCGTCACGACCGGCGATCCCGCCAACACAACTACTGCTGAGGAACCAGCACGCAAATCGCGTAAAGCAAAGAAAAAGAACGGTAACCCCGAATTCATCGAATTCGGCGAAGAGGCCGCCAAAACACCCACCGTCCCGGATGCCGCACCCGCCGCCGGCACCCTCCCCGTTACAACCGCTATCACCTCCGCTGGAGATAATAATACAGTGGTTAAAAGCAGCAGCAAAAAAGACCGCAAAAGAAAAAAGGTATCCGAATATCTCGGCGAACCAGAACATCCTAACAATATCATCACCGACAGCAGCGGCTATGGAGTAGGAGTGCAACCGGAAAGACTCACCTGGAAAGAACGTAGGAAAAAAGAACGGGAAGCCGCCCGCCAGCAAGATGCCAGTGCCGGCACTAACCTACCCGCCGGTACCATAACACCAGCTACCACCCCCGCAGAAAGCGATACTCCCAAAGAGAACGATAAAAAAAACAGCGCACTCAAAATGGTCAACTCCGATTGCGCCAACGTAATGGACGATGCCGCCTATCGTAAAGTACTCCGCCGCTTCGTCGCCGCCAAAGACGATGATGGCATGATCGACGCCTTCCGCAAGAATACAAAGAACTATTGCCTGGAAACCGCACAGATCAAAAGCCTCGTACAACTCCTGAGCACCGACGAGAATCGCTATAAACTGCTCGATCTCGCTTACCCTAAAGCATACGACTCCGAACAGTTCTCCTCCCTCTCAAGCCTGCTCACAGATAGCTACTACCAGAACCGGTTCAAGGCAATGGTCAAAAAATAA
- a CDS encoding acetyl-CoA carboxylase biotin carboxyl carrier protein subunit: MIKAIVDGKTSFNIETGDQVTCNGQQVAWSGIELPGGNFSIILDGRSYVAQVLHINKETKTAGIQIGQQIYEVNIEEPIDQLLAAMGIKDALTRKVNDIKAPMPGLVLKILVTPGQEIKKGDPVLILEAMKMENVFKSTTDAVVKDIKVTERTAVEKGEVLIVLE; encoded by the coding sequence ATGATAAAAGCAATTGTAGACGGGAAAACGTCATTTAATATAGAAACTGGCGATCAGGTAACATGCAATGGCCAACAGGTAGCCTGGTCAGGAATAGAACTGCCGGGAGGTAACTTTAGCATCATACTCGATGGCCGAAGCTACGTAGCACAGGTCCTCCATATCAATAAAGAAACCAAAACCGCCGGCATTCAGATCGGACAACAGATATACGAAGTCAATATCGAAGAACCCATCGATCAGCTACTGGCCGCGATGGGTATCAAAGATGCACTCACCCGCAAAGTGAACGATATCAAAGCTCCCATGCCCGGCCTCGTACTAAAAATACTCGTAACGCCCGGACAGGAAATCAAAAAAGGCGACCCCGTCCTCATCCTCGAAGCCATGAAAATGGAAAATGTATTCAAATCCACCACCGACGCCGTCGTAAAAGATATTAAAGTCACAGAACGCACCGCAGTAGAGAAAGGAGAAGTATTGATAGTACTGGAATAA
- a CDS encoding M1 family aminopeptidase: protein MNPHLKSTLFNLLLGGLTGLALYSPVLAQSGDTKSQDDPKLKIYRSTPTKINDLVHTKLDVRFDYAKRYLYGKAWITLRPHFYATDSLTLDAKGMDIKAVAVVKGGKNVPLKYQYDSKEVLIKLDKTYNSTESYVIYVDYVSKPDELKGVKGSAAITDSKGLYFINPDGKDPKKPIQIWTQGETEASSVWFPTIDKNNQRCTQEISMTVNKQYVTLSNGKLVSQKNNADGTRTDTWKMDLPHAPYLFMMAVGDFAVVKDQWRGKEVNYYVEKAYAPYAKNIFGNTPEMMTFFSKVLGVDYPWVKYSQVVVRDYVSGAMENTTGTIFGDFVQQTDRELLDDKFGEAVIAHELFHHWFGDLATCESWSNLSLNESFADYSEYLWFEQKYGKDMADEHGYEAVNSYWNFVQYAGDRDLIRFHYHDKEDMFDAVSYQKGGRILHMLRNYVGDEAFFKSLNLYLKTNSFKATEAHHLRLAFEEVTGRDLNWFFNQWYFGQGYPTLDISYVYDDAAKTVRVILQQQQKGDKIFQLPMAVDIYAGGKKERHEITMYNKVDTFTFSYATKPDFVNVDADKVVLAKRNDHRDLSTYVFQYMHAPQYLDRREAIEVLLKQQTTDASALKALQAALKDKFYGLRAMALKGLNLKDAKVKEAVYSTVIDIAKNDPQSKARAAAITLLGKQKDAANVALFEQAVKDKSYAVAGAALNALSELDTEKGYGLAKQLEKDSKGALNSAIAGVYAKKADPKDVAFFSHALAEASGQSKFDAAVLYLKVLANLEDTPVFQKGIDEIRGMAEQFNNKMVNNYLVTLLSPIAKNKADKGLTQQSDYVQQLIKELKESGKEEE, encoded by the coding sequence ATGAATCCACATCTTAAGAGCACGCTATTTAACCTGCTATTGGGAGGCTTGACGGGGCTGGCATTGTATTCGCCGGTGCTGGCACAGTCCGGGGATACAAAATCCCAGGATGATCCCAAGCTGAAGATCTACCGTAGCACTCCTACCAAAATCAACGACCTTGTACATACCAAGCTGGATGTACGTTTTGACTATGCGAAGCGTTACCTGTACGGGAAGGCCTGGATTACGCTGCGTCCTCATTTTTACGCTACTGATTCTCTGACGCTTGATGCCAAGGGTATGGACATTAAGGCGGTAGCGGTTGTTAAAGGCGGTAAAAATGTACCATTGAAGTACCAGTATGATAGCAAGGAGGTGCTTATAAAACTGGACAAGACCTATAACAGTACGGAGTCTTATGTGATATATGTGGATTATGTATCGAAGCCGGATGAGTTGAAGGGAGTGAAGGGCAGTGCGGCGATTACTGATTCTAAGGGTTTATACTTTATCAATCCGGACGGTAAGGATCCGAAGAAGCCGATACAGATATGGACGCAGGGTGAAACGGAAGCTTCTTCTGTATGGTTCCCTACGATCGACAAGAATAACCAGCGTTGTACGCAGGAGATCAGCATGACGGTGAACAAGCAGTATGTAACGTTGTCTAATGGTAAGCTGGTATCTCAGAAGAACAATGCGGATGGTACGCGTACGGATACCTGGAAGATGGATCTGCCGCATGCTCCTTACCTGTTTATGATGGCGGTGGGTGACTTTGCCGTTGTGAAAGACCAGTGGCGTGGTAAGGAAGTGAATTATTATGTAGAGAAGGCGTATGCTCCTTATGCCAAGAACATTTTTGGCAATACTCCTGAGATGATGACTTTCTTTTCGAAGGTATTGGGTGTAGACTATCCGTGGGTGAAGTATTCGCAGGTGGTAGTCCGTGATTATGTGTCGGGAGCTATGGAGAATACTACGGGTACTATCTTTGGTGATTTTGTGCAGCAGACGGACCGTGAGTTGCTGGACGATAAGTTTGGCGAGGCGGTAATTGCACATGAGTTGTTCCATCATTGGTTTGGCGATCTGGCTACGTGTGAGTCCTGGAGTAATTTGTCGTTGAACGAGTCTTTTGCTGATTACAGTGAGTATCTGTGGTTTGAGCAGAAGTATGGTAAGGATATGGCAGATGAGCACGGGTATGAGGCGGTGAACAGCTACTGGAATTTTGTACAGTATGCTGGTGACCGTGATCTGATCCGTTTCCACTATCATGACAAGGAGGATATGTTTGATGCGGTTTCTTATCAGAAGGGAGGTCGTATTCTTCATATGTTGCGGAACTATGTGGGTGATGAGGCGTTTTTCAAGTCGCTGAACCTATATCTGAAGACTAATTCATTTAAGGCTACGGAGGCGCATCATCTGCGTCTGGCGTTTGAGGAGGTTACGGGGCGTGACCTGAACTGGTTCTTCAACCAATGGTATTTTGGCCAGGGGTATCCTACGCTGGATATCAGCTATGTGTATGATGATGCGGCCAAGACGGTGCGTGTGATATTGCAGCAGCAGCAGAAGGGCGATAAGATCTTCCAGTTGCCGATGGCTGTGGATATTTATGCAGGCGGTAAAAAGGAAAGGCATGAGATCACGATGTATAACAAGGTGGATACTTTTACTTTCTCTTATGCTACTAAACCGGACTTTGTGAATGTGGATGCTGACAAGGTGGTGTTAGCCAAGCGGAATGATCACCGGGATCTGAGCACTTATGTGTTCCAGTATATGCATGCGCCACAGTACCTGGACAGAAGGGAGGCGATAGAGGTGTTGTTAAAGCAGCAGACGACTGATGCGAGTGCGCTGAAGGCGTTGCAGGCGGCGCTGAAAGACAAGTTCTACGGGTTGCGTGCGATGGCGCTGAAGGGGTTGAACCTGAAGGATGCGAAGGTGAAGGAAGCGGTGTACAGTACTGTGATCGACATTGCGAAGAACGATCCGCAGTCAAAGGCACGTGCGGCAGCGATCACGTTGTTGGGTAAGCAAAAGGATGCGGCTAATGTGGCATTGTTTGAGCAGGCTGTAAAGGACAAGTCTTATGCGGTGGCTGGAGCGGCGTTGAATGCGTTATCTGAGTTGGATACAGAGAAGGGTTATGGGCTGGCGAAGCAGTTGGAGAAGGATTCTAAAGGCGCGCTTAACAGTGCTATTGCGGGTGTGTATGCTAAAAAAGCTGATCCTAAGGATGTGGCGTTTTTCTCTCATGCGCTTGCGGAGGCCTCCGGTCAGAGTAAGTTTGATGCGGCGGTGCTTTACCTGAAGGTATTGGCTAACCTGGAGGATACGCCTGTTTTCCAGAAGGGTATAGACGAGATCCGTGGCATGGCGGAGCAATTCAACAATAAGATGGTGAACAATTACCTGGTGACGTTGCTATCTCCTATTGCGAAGAACAAGGCGGACAAGGGGTTGACCCAGCAGAGTGACTATGTGCAGCAATTGATCAAGGAGTTGAAAGAGAGTGGTAAGGAAGAGGAATAG
- a CDS encoding TPM domain-containing protein, whose protein sequence is MRVLRWLCLGMLLLVGISTYAQQIPPRPNPPKLVNDLGGVLLREEADALERKLVAYNDSTSSQVAIVTVPTTGDYDISEYALKILRDWGIGTKEKNNGLLILVAVQDRRVRIETGYGMEGAIPDAIANRIIDQIIKPQFRDGHYYQGLDDAIDVIAKAAAGEYKGIPRKPKSIGGGGVFVIIIIIIIILAISNNRGGGGGTTINRRGWGGWIPIGGGFGGNSGGGWSGGGGGGFGGFGGGSGGGGGASGSW, encoded by the coding sequence ATGAGGGTACTACGCTGGTTATGTCTGGGAATGCTTTTATTAGTGGGAATCTCCACCTATGCACAACAAATACCCCCCAGACCCAATCCGCCCAAACTGGTCAACGACCTGGGCGGCGTATTGTTGAGAGAGGAAGCAGATGCCCTCGAACGTAAACTCGTCGCCTACAACGATAGCACCTCCTCACAGGTCGCCATCGTCACCGTCCCCACCACAGGAGACTACGATATCAGCGAATATGCCCTCAAAATCCTCAGAGACTGGGGCATCGGTACCAAAGAAAAAAATAACGGCCTCCTCATCCTGGTAGCCGTACAAGATCGCCGCGTCCGTATAGAAACCGGATACGGCATGGAAGGCGCCATACCAGATGCCATCGCCAACCGTATCATCGATCAGATCATCAAACCACAATTCCGCGATGGCCACTACTATCAAGGCCTCGACGATGCCATTGATGTCATCGCCAAAGCAGCGGCAGGCGAATACAAAGGCATCCCCCGCAAACCCAAAAGCATCGGCGGTGGCGGCGTTTTCGTCATCATCATCATTATCATCATCATCCTCGCCATTTCTAACAACCGCGGCGGCGGCGGTGGCACCACCATCAATCGCAGAGGCTGGGGCGGGTGGATACCCATCGGCGGCGGATTCGGTGGCAACAGCGGCGGCGGATGGTCCGGCGGCGGCGGTGGCGGTTTCGGTGGCTTCGGTGGCGGATCTGGTGGAGGCGGCGGAGCCAGCGGTAGCTGGTAA
- a CDS encoding TPM domain-containing protein — MGIFPFGKKELLTEPEKSRLVQAIRSAERLTSGEIRLFVESRCAFVDPMDRAKEIFLSLNMEKTKQRNGVLLYIALKDHQFAILGDQGIHEKVGDQFWMEEANLLVHHFSRAEIITGMEACIKEIGESLQHHFPYEAGDENELPDDIIIGK; from the coding sequence ATGGGCATCTTCCCCTTCGGTAAAAAAGAATTACTGACAGAACCGGAAAAGTCCCGCCTCGTACAAGCCATACGCAGCGCCGAAAGACTCACCTCCGGAGAAATCCGCCTCTTCGTGGAAAGCCGTTGCGCTTTCGTCGACCCCATGGACAGAGCAAAAGAAATATTCCTCTCGCTCAACATGGAAAAAACAAAACAACGCAATGGCGTACTACTATACATCGCCCTCAAAGACCACCAGTTCGCAATACTGGGCGACCAGGGCATACACGAAAAAGTAGGCGACCAATTCTGGATGGAAGAAGCCAACCTCCTGGTACACCACTTCTCCAGGGCGGAAATAATAACAGGCATGGAAGCCTGCATCAAAGAAATAGGGGAGTCGCTCCAACACCACTTCCCCTACGAAGCCGGCGACGAAAACGAACTGCCGGATGATATCATCATCGGAAAATAA
- a CDS encoding LemA family protein: MKKGIIVIIILVLLGMFGCSKYNGLVKQDENVKNKWGAVQSQYQRRADLIPNLVNTVKGAANFEQETLTKVIEARAKATQVTINADDLSPEKIQQFQQAQGQLSSALGRLLAVAESYPQLKANQNFLDLQAQLEGTENRITVARNDFNNAVNEYNSNVRTFPNNLVAGISGFKQKGYFEAQAGAENAPKVQF, translated from the coding sequence ATGAAAAAAGGTATTATCGTTATTATCATCCTCGTATTATTGGGCATGTTCGGTTGCAGCAAATACAACGGTCTCGTAAAACAGGATGAGAATGTGAAAAATAAATGGGGTGCCGTACAAAGCCAGTACCAACGCCGGGCAGACCTGATCCCCAATCTCGTCAATACCGTAAAAGGTGCCGCCAACTTCGAACAGGAAACACTCACCAAAGTGATCGAAGCCCGCGCTAAAGCCACACAGGTCACCATCAACGCCGATGACCTCTCCCCAGAAAAAATCCAACAATTCCAACAAGCACAAGGTCAGCTCAGCTCCGCCCTCGGACGACTCCTCGCCGTAGCCGAAAGCTACCCGCAACTCAAAGCTAACCAGAACTTCCTCGACCTGCAGGCACAACTCGAAGGTACCGAAAACCGTATCACAGTTGCCCGCAACGACTTCAATAACGCCGTAAACGAGTATAACAGCAACGTACGTACTTTCCCGAATAACCTCGTTGCCGGCATCTCCGGATTCAAACAGAAAGGATACTTCGAAGCACAAGCCGGCGCAGAAAACGCCCCCAAAGTGCAATTCTAA
- a CDS encoding response regulator: MNAQHIHILYIDDEIHNLNAFKASFRRMYSVSTAASAEEASHLLQEQEFHIIISDQRMPKMTGIEFFESILDKYPEPIRILLTGYADINAVIDAINKGQVYKYFSKPWNEEELKHNIEKAFEVYSLRKENKELTAKLLDVNEKLEFLLRQKLIS; encoded by the coding sequence ATGAATGCACAACACATCCATATTCTCTATATCGATGACGAGATACACAATTTAAATGCTTTCAAAGCCTCCTTCAGGAGGATGTATAGTGTATCTACGGCCGCTTCTGCTGAAGAAGCTTCCCACTTGCTGCAGGAGCAGGAATTTCATATTATTATTTCGGACCAGCGTATGCCTAAGATGACGGGTATAGAGTTTTTTGAGTCTATCCTGGACAAGTATCCGGAGCCGATCCGTATTTTGCTGACGGGGTATGCGGATATTAATGCGGTGATTGATGCGATCAACAAGGGGCAGGTGTATAAGTATTTTTCCAAGCCCTGGAATGAGGAGGAGTTGAAGCATAATATCGAGAAGGCATTTGAGGTTTATTCGCTGCGGAAGGAGAATAAGGAGCTCACTGCCAAGTTGCTGGATGTAAATGAAAAGCTGGAATTTTTACTTCGCCAGAAGCTGATATCCTAA
- a CDS encoding dipeptidase, which translates to MQVWKDYQGQHKERFLEELLELLRIPSVSADSRHNQDTIKCAEAVKQRLQEAGADNVAVCPTAGHPIVYGEKIIDPALPTVLVYGHYDVQPPDPLELWHSGPFEPVIKDGRIYARGSADDKGQFYMHVKAFETMIRTNTLPCNVKFMIEGEEEVGSANLGIFLKDNKERLKGDVVLISDTSMISLEHPSLDTGLRGLAYMEVEVTGPNRDLHSGVYGGAVGNPATILCKMIASLHDENNHITIPGFYDNVQELTAEERTALNQAPFSEEAYKAELGVADVWGEKGYTTIERTGIRPTLEVNGIWGGYTGEGSKTVLPSKAFAKISMRLVPNQDWHEISDLFAKHFEKIAPASVKVKVTAHHGGNPYVTPTDHIAFKAASEAIKETFGKAPIPVRGGGSIPIVALFEKELGLKTILMGFGLDNDNLHSPNEKYDLENYYKGIETIPYFFQQFTTLSAK; encoded by the coding sequence ATGCAAGTTTGGAAAGATTACCAGGGCCAACATAAGGAGCGATTCCTGGAAGAACTGCTGGAGTTACTTCGCATTCCTTCAGTAAGTGCGGATTCCCGCCATAATCAAGACACCATTAAATGTGCGGAAGCGGTAAAGCAGCGTTTGCAAGAGGCAGGAGCTGACAATGTAGCGGTATGTCCTACTGCGGGGCATCCTATTGTATATGGAGAAAAAATTATAGACCCGGCGCTACCGACTGTGTTGGTATACGGGCATTATGATGTACAGCCACCGGATCCGCTGGAGCTTTGGCATAGTGGTCCGTTTGAGCCGGTTATTAAGGACGGCAGGATCTATGCGCGGGGCAGTGCGGATGATAAGGGGCAGTTTTACATGCATGTGAAGGCGTTTGAGACGATGATCCGTACGAACACATTGCCCTGTAATGTTAAGTTTATGATCGAAGGTGAGGAAGAAGTGGGCAGTGCTAACCTGGGTATTTTCCTGAAGGACAACAAGGAGCGTTTGAAAGGCGATGTGGTGTTGATCTCTGATACCTCTATGATCAGCCTGGAGCATCCTTCTCTGGATACGGGTTTACGTGGGCTGGCGTATATGGAGGTAGAGGTAACTGGTCCTAACCGTGACCTGCACAGCGGTGTGTACGGAGGTGCGGTGGGTAACCCGGCTACTATCCTGTGCAAGATGATTGCCTCTTTGCATGACGAGAACAATCATATTACTATTCCTGGTTTTTACGACAATGTGCAGGAGTTGACTGCGGAGGAGCGTACGGCATTGAACCAGGCCCCCTTTAGCGAGGAGGCGTATAAGGCGGAGTTGGGAGTTGCGGATGTATGGGGAGAGAAGGGGTATACTACGATCGAGCGTACGGGTATCCGTCCTACGTTGGAGGTGAATGGTATCTGGGGTGGTTATACCGGTGAGGGTTCCAAGACGGTATTACCATCTAAGGCGTTTGCGAAGATCTCTATGCGACTGGTGCCTAATCAGGACTGGCATGAGATCTCTGATCTGTTTGCCAAACATTTTGAGAAAATTGCTCCTGCATCGGTGAAGGTGAAGGTGACGGCGCATCATGGCGGTAATCCATATGTGACGCCTACTGATCATATTGCATTCAAGGCAGCCAGTGAGGCTATCAAGGAGACATTTGGCAAGGCACCTATCCCGGTACGTGGCGGTGGTAGTATTCCTATTGTGGCATTGTTCGAGAAGGAGCTTGGATTGAAGACGATCCTGATGGGTTTTGGTCTGGACAATGACAATCTGCACTCTCCTAATGAGAAGTATGACCTGGAGAACTATTACAAGGGTATTGAGACGATCCCTTATTTCTTCCAGCAGTTTACGACGTTGAGCGCGAAATAA
- a CDS encoding HTTM domain-containing protein: MMSPGLYLRQHLLQPTSPAPLAVLRIGTAAIALIQVICLWLDIPLLYGQMGLVQWGLSNGIVYSHFPRLSWLLPLANTLGCHPDTCVYALVIIYTGSLLGLLLGKFTRYMALIAWWLHFMLISTGFLGAYGVETFLHIALVYCVAMPVAHTASRDARYRPPAIPHSNYTLALRILQAHLCVIYLASGIEKAMGTQWWNGEAIWQTLMQTQFSAWNMSWLSQYPWIARIICWSTLLVEIGYPVWMCIPRLRRYGYAATVSLHLAIAVFMGLQLFAAMMILLNTAAWGWPYLAPAIDHWQRKRHSLRLQHIGAIATSACCHTEEA, encoded by the coding sequence ATGATGTCACCAGGTCTATACCTCCGGCAACACCTGCTGCAACCAACATCCCCGGCCCCACTCGCTGTATTGCGCATCGGTACCGCCGCCATCGCACTAATACAGGTCATCTGCCTCTGGCTGGATATACCCTTGCTATACGGACAAATGGGCCTCGTTCAGTGGGGCCTTAGTAACGGCATCGTCTATTCGCACTTCCCACGCCTGTCATGGCTGCTCCCACTGGCCAATACCCTGGGCTGCCATCCCGACACCTGCGTATACGCCCTCGTAATAATATATACCGGCAGCCTCCTCGGCCTGCTATTAGGCAAGTTCACCCGCTATATGGCCCTCATCGCCTGGTGGCTCCATTTTATGCTCATAAGCACCGGCTTCCTCGGCGCCTATGGCGTAGAAACATTCCTGCACATCGCATTGGTATACTGCGTCGCAATGCCCGTAGCCCACACCGCATCCCGCGATGCCCGCTATCGCCCTCCCGCCATCCCGCATAGTAACTATACCCTCGCCCTCCGCATACTACAAGCCCACCTATGCGTCATCTACCTCGCTTCCGGTATAGAAAAGGCAATGGGCACACAGTGGTGGAACGGCGAAGCGATCTGGCAAACACTCATGCAAACCCAGTTCAGCGCCTGGAACATGAGCTGGCTCTCCCAATACCCCTGGATCGCTCGCATCATCTGCTGGAGCACCCTCCTCGTAGAAATAGGATACCCCGTCTGGATGTGCATACCCCGCCTCCGCCGATACGGATATGCCGCCACCGTAAGCCTCCACCTCGCAATAGCCGTCTTCATGGGACTGCAACTCTTCGCCGCCATGATGATACTCCTCAACACCGCCGCCTGGGGATGGCCATACCTCGCCCCCGCAATCGACCACTGGCAACGCAAACGCCACTCCCTGCGATTGCAACACATCGGCGCCATCGCCACCAGCGCCTGCTGCCATACCGAAGAAGCATAA
- a CDS encoding RNA-binding S4 domain-containing protein, which produces MQQAEKLRLDKYLWSIRVFKTRSQASAACDAGKVKLNGASVKAARTVGIGDRYDIRSESRKWQIEVTGLLSNRVAYSEAIKYYIDHTPEEDKLAVQQATSSFYTGKRPSKIGRPTKKERRELDGFMEGGEEE; this is translated from the coding sequence ATGCAGCAAGCAGAAAAATTACGACTTGACAAGTATCTCTGGTCTATACGTGTATTTAAGACCCGCTCTCAGGCGTCGGCGGCATGTGATGCTGGCAAGGTAAAGCTGAATGGTGCGTCGGTGAAGGCGGCGCGTACGGTGGGGATAGGGGACCGGTATGATATCCGGTCGGAGTCGCGTAAGTGGCAGATCGAGGTGACGGGGTTGCTTTCGAACCGGGTGGCTTACAGTGAGGCGATCAAGTATTATATAGATCATACGCCGGAGGAGGATAAATTGGCGGTGCAGCAGGCGACTTCCAGTTTTTATACAGGTAAGCGGCCCAGTAAGATCGGGCGTCCTACGAAGAAGGAGCGACGTGAGCTGGACGGGTTTATGGAAGGTGGAGAGGAAGAATAG